In one Flavobacteriales bacterium genomic region, the following are encoded:
- a CDS encoding M23 family metallopeptidase: protein MAIPIELSGNFMELRNDHFHSGLDMRTEGREGIPVRAVADGWVSRIKISPYGYGKAVYIDHPDGHTTVYGHLQALTGSVGAACLEQQYRQKDFSIDWTPEKGALPLKQGEEFALSGNTGGSGGPHLHFEVRRTGDQHALDPEAHGFAVPDRVPPEILGIRLYPLTDSSRCAPYPERAVGYAAQGATGRYTLKAEPAAYGTVGLAVNTLDRYDNGSAKCGVRKLEVLVDSIPHFTATLDHVDFHLNRYCNAHVDYALFKGQKMDYHRCYRLPNNKLKLYGREAAQGRIELAPGQRRQVLVVSTDANGNQSRLRFTLRGADAQEAGSWPREQPMGSLFRYDTDNRVEEEGFRFHLPVNALYDDAYVTYARQPAVGRSLTAVHALGDPLIPLHAPGELSLAVQTKQPAKAVVVRLDKEGKVSAAVGGQWANGWITASVKAFGAYTVLLDTVPPTITNADLRADMRGRKGFILKVADDLSGIQRWTASLNGQWMLMEYDPKTKALSHTFDARTKAPGSKELVVEVTDERGNTSRFRMRFER, encoded by the coding sequence ATGGCCATCCCCATCGAGCTCTCGGGGAACTTCATGGAACTCCGCAACGACCACTTCCACTCCGGCCTGGACATGCGCACCGAAGGGCGCGAAGGCATACCGGTGCGCGCCGTGGCCGACGGCTGGGTGAGCCGCATCAAGATCAGCCCCTACGGCTACGGCAAAGCCGTGTACATCGACCATCCCGACGGGCACACCACGGTCTACGGCCACCTGCAGGCGCTCACCGGCTCCGTTGGCGCCGCTTGTCTGGAACAGCAGTACCGCCAGAAGGACTTCAGCATCGATTGGACCCCCGAGAAGGGGGCCCTGCCCCTGAAGCAGGGCGAAGAGTTTGCCCTCAGCGGGAACACCGGGGGCAGCGGAGGCCCCCACCTGCACTTCGAGGTGCGACGCACCGGCGATCAGCATGCACTCGACCCTGAGGCCCATGGCTTTGCAGTGCCCGACCGCGTGCCGCCGGAGATCCTCGGCATCCGCCTCTATCCGCTCACCGACTCTTCGCGGTGCGCTCCCTATCCCGAGCGCGCCGTGGGCTACGCCGCTCAAGGCGCCACCGGCCGTTACACCCTGAAGGCCGAGCCGGCCGCCTATGGCACCGTGGGCCTGGCTGTGAACACCCTCGACCGTTACGATAACGGAAGCGCCAAATGCGGCGTGCGCAAGCTGGAAGTGCTGGTGGACAGCATCCCCCACTTCACCGCCACCCTCGACCACGTGGATTTCCACCTCAACCGCTACTGCAACGCCCACGTGGACTACGCCCTCTTCAAGGGGCAGAAGATGGACTACCACCGCTGCTACCGGCTGCCCAACAACAAACTGAAGCTCTATGGGCGGGAGGCGGCCCAAGGGCGCATCGAACTAGCACCCGGCCAGCGGCGGCAGGTGCTGGTGGTGTCCACCGATGCCAACGGCAATCAGAGCCGTTTGCGGTTCACCCTACGCGGGGCCGATGCCCAAGAGGCCGGTTCCTGGCCCAGGGAACAGCCCATGGGCAGTCTATTCCGCTACGATACCGACAACCGCGTGGAAGAAGAGGGATTCCGCTTCCACCTGCCTGTGAACGCGCTCTATGACGATGCCTATGTGACCTACGCCCGCCAACCGGCTGTGGGCCGTAGCCTCACTGCGGTACATGCCTTGGGCGACCCGCTCATCCCCCTGCATGCCCCCGGGGAGCTCTCACTGGCCGTGCAGACCAAACAGCCCGCCAAGGCCGTGGTAGTGCGCCTCGACAAGGAGGGCAAGGTGTCGGCCGCCGTGGGTGGCCAGTGGGCCAACGGCTGGATCACCGCTTCCGTGAAGGCCTTCGGCGCCTACACCGTGCTACTGGACACCGTGCCGCCCACCATCACCAATGCAGACCTCCGGGCCGACATGCGCGGGCGCAAGGGCTTCATACTCAAGGTGGCGGACGACCTCAGCGGCATTCAGCGGTGGACCGCCTCCCTTAACGGT
- a CDS encoding cell division protein ZapA, with protein MEERSIRVELAGRAYPLTIQQAEEDHVRRAVDEINESIDRLRAGYPLTDKQDLLAMAALEVTVRALNSNAPRQEAELGAVLEEIERLLADQQP; from the coding sequence ATGGAAGAACGATCGATCAGGGTGGAACTCGCGGGGCGCGCCTATCCGCTGACCATACAGCAAGCGGAAGAGGACCATGTGCGCCGTGCGGTGGATGAGATCAACGAGAGCATCGACCGCCTGCGGGCGGGATATCCTCTCACCGACAAGCAGGACCTGCTGGCCATGGCCGCGCTGGAAGTGACAGTGCGCGCCCTCAACAGCAATGCTCCACGGCAGGAGGCCGAACTCGGCGCCGTGCTGGAGGAGATCGAACGCTTGCTCGCTGATCAGCAGCCCTGA
- the rny gene encoding ribonuclease Y, which produces MDIISILIGLLAGLVGGGAIVFVALNSVMRRRREGLLKEAEAEGEAIKKEKILQAKEKFLQMKEQHEKEVRERERNVAQAQEKAKQREQQLSRQQQELANKEKNVERLKADLEQKLSGVERRREETEKMHAKQVSLLENISGLNAEEAKKQLVDSLKDEARTAAMAHIKEVQEEAKLNANKEAKRIVIQTIQRVATEHAIENSVSVFHIENDDVKGRVIGREGRNIRTLEELTGVEIIVDDTPGAIILSCFDAVRREVARLALHQLVKDGRIHPARIEEIVAKTKKHLEEEIMEVGKRTCIDLGIHGLHNELIRMVGRMKYRSSYGQNLLQHSREVANLSAIMAAELGLNPKAAKRAGLLHDIGKVPDEEPELPHALLGMKLAEKYGEKPDVVNAIGAHHDEIEMTTLLSPIVQACDAISGARPGARREAVEAYIQRLKDLESLAMSYQGVTKAFAIQAGRELRVMVESERITDQQSDELSMSIADRIMNEMTYPGQVKITVIREKRSVAVAK; this is translated from the coding sequence ATGGACATCATCAGCATCCTGATCGGCCTACTGGCCGGTCTCGTAGGCGGCGGCGCCATCGTCTTCGTCGCCCTCAATAGTGTCATGCGCAGGCGGCGCGAAGGCCTCCTGAAGGAAGCCGAGGCCGAGGGCGAGGCCATCAAGAAGGAGAAGATCCTGCAGGCCAAGGAGAAGTTCCTGCAGATGAAGGAGCAGCATGAGAAGGAGGTGCGGGAGCGCGAGCGCAACGTGGCCCAGGCCCAGGAGAAGGCCAAGCAGCGCGAGCAGCAGCTGAGCCGCCAGCAGCAGGAGCTTGCCAACAAGGAGAAGAACGTGGAGCGGCTGAAGGCCGACCTTGAGCAGAAGCTCAGCGGCGTGGAGCGCCGGCGCGAGGAGACCGAGAAGATGCATGCCAAGCAGGTCTCCCTGCTGGAGAACATCAGCGGGCTCAACGCCGAGGAGGCCAAGAAGCAGCTGGTGGACAGTCTGAAGGACGAAGCTCGCACAGCCGCAATGGCCCATATCAAGGAGGTGCAGGAGGAGGCCAAGCTCAACGCCAACAAGGAGGCCAAGCGCATTGTCATCCAGACCATCCAGCGGGTGGCCACCGAGCATGCCATAGAGAACAGCGTCAGCGTATTCCACATCGAGAACGACGATGTGAAGGGCCGGGTGATCGGCCGCGAGGGGCGCAACATCCGCACGCTGGAGGAACTCACCGGTGTGGAGATCATCGTCGACGATACCCCCGGCGCCATCATCCTGAGCTGCTTCGATGCCGTACGGCGCGAGGTGGCGCGCTTGGCCCTGCATCAGCTGGTGAAGGACGGCCGCATCCACCCGGCGCGCATCGAGGAGATCGTGGCCAAGACCAAGAAGCACCTGGAGGAGGAGATCATGGAGGTGGGCAAGCGAACCTGCATCGACCTGGGCATCCACGGCCTGCACAACGAGCTCATCCGCATGGTGGGCCGCATGAAGTACCGCAGCAGCTACGGCCAGAACCTGCTGCAGCACAGCCGCGAGGTAGCCAACCTCAGCGCGATCATGGCCGCCGAGCTGGGCCTCAATCCCAAGGCGGCCAAGCGCGCCGGTCTGCTGCACGATATCGGCAAGGTGCCCGACGAAGAGCCCGAGCTGCCGCACGCGCTGCTGGGCATGAAGCTGGCCGAGAAGTACGGCGAGAAGCCCGATGTGGTGAATGCCATCGGCGCCCACCACGACGAGATCGAAATGACCACCCTGCTCTCGCCCATCGTGCAGGCCTGCGATGCCATCAGCGGTGCACGGCCCGGCGCCCGCCGCGAAGCGGTGGAGGCCTATATCCAGCGCCTGAAGGACCTGGAGAGCCTGGCCATGAGCTACCAAGGGGTCACAAAGGCATTCGCCATCCAGGCGGGCCGCGAGCTGCGCGTGATGGTGGAGAGCGAGCGCATCACCGACCAGCAGAGCGACGAGCTGAGCATGAGCATCGCCGACCGCATCATGAACGAGATGACCTATCCCGGTCAGGTGAAGATCACCGTGATCCGCGAGAAGCGGAGCGTGGCGGTGGCCAAGTAA
- a CDS encoding GDP-mannose 4,6-dehydratase: MDMPPVPEQRILVTGGAGFIGSHVCDALLAAGYRVRSMDSYITGKRANIAHLLAHERFEAVEGDIRSQADAVAALRDATAVVHLAALGSVPRSIADPVTTHEVNLGGFLNMLLAARAAGVQRLVFASSSSVYGDAPELPKREDRIGTPLSPYAVSKYGNEVYAGLYHRLHGMRTIGLRFFNVFGERQDPEGPYAAAIPRFIRALLAHEPPIIYGDGHQSRDFTYVGNAVQAVLAALRTDDERAFGEVFNVAYGERTTLLTLLAALKEELMKVDPVVAAVAAEHAEPRVGDVRDSLADIGKARTVLGFAPKVDLREGLARAVPWYVAHWG, encoded by the coding sequence ATGGACATGCCCCCAGTTCCTGAGCAACGGATCCTCGTCACCGGTGGTGCCGGTTTCATCGGCAGCCATGTGTGCGATGCGCTGCTCGCCGCTGGCTACAGGGTGCGGAGCATGGATAGCTACATCACCGGCAAGCGCGCCAATATCGCCCACCTGCTGGCCCACGAACGGTTCGAGGCCGTGGAAGGCGACATCCGATCGCAGGCCGATGCCGTGGCGGCCCTGCGTGATGCCACTGCCGTGGTGCACCTGGCGGCACTGGGCTCGGTGCCCCGCAGCATAGCCGACCCGGTGACCACCCACGAAGTGAACCTGGGTGGATTCCTCAACATGCTGCTCGCTGCGCGTGCGGCCGGGGTGCAGCGGCTGGTCTTCGCCTCGAGCAGCAGCGTTTACGGCGATGCGCCCGAGCTGCCCAAGCGTGAGGATCGCATCGGTACACCGCTATCGCCGTATGCGGTGAGCAAGTACGGCAACGAAGTGTACGCCGGCCTCTATCACCGACTGCATGGCATGCGCACCATCGGGCTGCGCTTCTTCAACGTTTTCGGCGAGCGGCAGGACCCCGAGGGCCCCTATGCGGCCGCCATCCCGCGCTTCATCAGGGCACTGCTGGCCCACGAGCCGCCCATCATCTACGGCGACGGCCACCAATCGCGCGACTTCACCTACGTGGGCAATGCGGTACAGGCCGTGCTGGCCGCCCTGCGGACCGATGATGAGCGCGCCTTCGGCGAGGTCTTCAATGTGGCCTACGGCGAGCGCACCACCCTCCTCACCCTCCTTGCCGCACTCAAGGAGGAGTTGATGAAGGTGGACCCCGTGGTGGCCGCGGTGGCTGCCGAGCATGCCGAGCCACGCGTGGGCGATGTTCGCGACTCCCTCGCCGACATCGGCAAGGCCCGCACCGTGCTGGGCTTCGCCCCCAAAGTCGACCTGCGTGAGGGGCTGGCGCGCGCCGTGCCTTGGTATGTGGCCCATTGGGGCTGA
- a CDS encoding SLC13 family permease, giving the protein MSPQEWIVLVILAVALVLFITDRVGVDLVALLIVGALAITGVLTPKEALAGFSDQATLTVAFLFVLSAALLRTGAVSTLGPRLSGHFRESPAIGVLLLMLVVGLVSAFMNNTPIVALLIPVVVQIAQTSGQAPSKLLIPLSYATILGGTTTLLGTSTNFVVSGVMTDSGMPALGMFDQTPMGLVFLAAGVLYMAVIGRRLLPDRRASKDLGEQFGIRGYVTEIELLPGAPAVGQRIMDSALVKELEMDIIEIRRDDSRFTLPAGDMVLEVGDVLKVRCDVARIRALKDRAHIGMQPSLRVANDDLRSRGTALVELVITSSSDLEGKTLREADLIRTYRAVPLAVRHREELVHEQLYETVLRSGDVVLAEVRSHYVQRLKRMESESDSPFVILAEQEGLAEFQRGRFILTGAILLAVVLAASMELLPVVLAALLGLIALVVSRTLSMKEVYDAIEWKIYFLMAGSLSLGLAMQKSGLAARIADGLVMGLHDLGPVAILSGIYLLTSLLTEVMSNTATAAVITPIAIATATALGLSPTPFIMAVLFGASASFMTPIGYQTNTMIYGAGQYKARDFMRVGAPMQLLLWVLATVLIPHIYPF; this is encoded by the coding sequence ATGAGTCCGCAGGAGTGGATCGTGCTCGTCATCCTCGCGGTGGCGCTGGTGCTCTTCATCACCGACCGGGTGGGGGTGGACCTCGTGGCGCTGCTCATCGTGGGGGCCTTGGCCATCACGGGTGTGCTCACCCCCAAGGAAGCGCTTGCCGGGTTCAGCGACCAGGCCACCCTCACCGTGGCCTTCCTCTTCGTCCTCAGCGCCGCCTTGCTGCGAACCGGGGCCGTGAGCACCTTGGGACCGCGCCTCAGCGGCCATTTCCGGGAGTCGCCGGCCATCGGCGTGCTGCTCCTCATGCTGGTGGTGGGGCTGGTTTCGGCCTTCATGAACAATACGCCCATCGTGGCGCTGCTCATTCCCGTGGTGGTGCAGATCGCCCAGACCTCGGGGCAGGCGCCCAGCAAGCTGCTCATCCCCCTCAGCTACGCCACCATACTCGGGGGCACCACCACGCTGCTGGGCACCAGTACCAACTTCGTGGTGAGCGGCGTGATGACCGACAGCGGCATGCCGGCGCTGGGCATGTTCGACCAAACGCCAATGGGCTTGGTGTTCCTGGCCGCCGGAGTGCTCTACATGGCGGTGATCGGCCGCAGGCTGCTGCCCGACCGGCGCGCCAGCAAGGACCTGGGCGAGCAGTTCGGCATCCGCGGCTACGTCACCGAGATCGAGTTGCTGCCGGGGGCGCCCGCCGTGGGCCAGCGCATCATGGACAGCGCCCTGGTGAAGGAGCTGGAGATGGACATCATCGAGATCCGGCGCGACGACAGCCGATTCACCCTCCCCGCCGGTGACATGGTGCTGGAGGTCGGCGATGTGCTGAAGGTGCGCTGCGATGTGGCGCGCATCAGGGCGCTGAAGGACCGTGCGCACATCGGCATGCAGCCCTCGCTGCGCGTGGCAAACGACGACTTGCGCTCCCGCGGCACCGCCCTGGTGGAATTGGTGATCACCAGCAGCAGCGACCTGGAGGGCAAGACCCTGCGCGAGGCCGACCTCATCCGCACCTACCGCGCCGTGCCGCTGGCCGTGCGCCATCGCGAGGAGCTGGTGCACGAGCAGCTCTACGAGACGGTGCTGCGGAGCGGCGATGTGGTGCTGGCCGAGGTGCGGTCGCACTACGTGCAGCGCCTCAAGCGGATGGAGAGCGAGAGCGACAGCCCGTTCGTGATCCTCGCTGAGCAGGAGGGCCTGGCCGAGTTCCAGCGCGGGCGCTTCATCCTCACCGGCGCCATCCTGCTGGCCGTGGTGCTGGCCGCGTCGATGGAGCTGCTGCCGGTGGTGCTGGCCGCGCTGCTGGGCCTCATCGCACTGGTGGTCTCCCGTACGCTCTCCATGAAGGAGGTGTACGATGCCATCGAGTGGAAGATCTACTTCCTCATGGCCGGTTCGCTGAGCCTGGGCCTGGCCATGCAGAAGAGCGGGCTGGCCGCGCGCATCGCTGATGGACTTGTGATGGGCCTGCACGACCTGGGGCCGGTGGCCATCCTTTCCGGCATCTACCTGCTCACCTCCCTGCTCACTGAGGTGATGAGCAATACGGCCACCGCTGCGGTGATCACCCCCATCGCCATCGCCACGGCCACGGCACTGGGCCTGTCGCCCACGCCATTCATCATGGCGGTGCTCTTCGGCGCCAGTGCGAGCTTCATGACGCCGATTGGCTACCAGACCAATACCATGATCTATGGCGCGGGGCAGTACAAGGCGCGCGATTTCATGCGGGTGGGGGCGCCCATGCAGCTGCTGCTCTGGGTGCTCGCCACGGTACTCATCCCGCACATCTACCCCTTCTGA
- a CDS encoding formyltransferase family protein has protein sequence MPASGNIVLLCNLSQESQLLARRLVQDGLRLSLIVCEAPPVQVPYSPASRLMRALVGHRLMNMVGQALLHEEDRATLRWEEAMKERADRIAQPAYAAIVAGKGWPASVARVEVDSINEPAVVDRVRAAEPDLLAVLGTRLLREPLIGVPRRGAINAHTSLLPEYRGTRPEFWQCIRQDKDHIGVTFHLITPRVDEGDILRQIPAQVPWPCDPYRLRAENLLIILREYPAVIRDHMTGRAAPIPQGPTPMRAWRSADLTLPRRSELRRRLEALGITA, from the coding sequence ATGCCGGCCTCAGGGAACATCGTGCTGCTCTGCAACCTCTCCCAGGAGAGCCAGTTGCTGGCCCGGCGACTGGTGCAGGACGGGCTGCGACTCTCGCTCATCGTGTGCGAAGCACCGCCGGTGCAGGTGCCCTACTCCCCCGCCTCGCGCTTGATGCGCGCGTTGGTGGGTCACCGCCTGATGAACATGGTGGGCCAGGCCTTGCTGCATGAGGAGGACCGCGCCACCCTGCGCTGGGAAGAGGCCATGAAGGAACGGGCCGACCGGATCGCACAGCCCGCCTATGCGGCGATCGTGGCGGGAAAGGGATGGCCTGCAAGCGTGGCCCGCGTGGAAGTCGATTCCATCAATGAGCCGGCCGTGGTGGATCGGGTGCGCGCAGCAGAGCCGGACCTGCTGGCCGTGCTGGGAACCCGGCTGCTGCGCGAACCCTTGATCGGCGTGCCCCGGCGAGGCGCCATCAATGCGCACACCTCCCTGCTGCCGGAATACCGCGGCACGCGGCCGGAATTCTGGCAGTGCATCCGTCAGGACAAGGACCACATCGGCGTCACCTTCCACCTCATCACCCCGCGGGTCGATGAAGGGGACATCCTGCGGCAGATTCCGGCCCAGGTCCCATGGCCGTGCGACCCCTACCGGTTGCGCGCTGAGAACCTGCTGATCATCCTGCGGGAATACCCCGCGGTGATCCGCGACCACATGACGGGACGAGCCGCGCCCATCCCGCAGGGGCCTACGCCCATGCGCGCCTGGCGCAGCGCCGACCTCACCTTGCCAAGACGCTCCGAGCTGCGGCGACGGCTCGAGGCGCTGGGCATCACCGCATGA
- a CDS encoding DUF4846 domain-containing protein, whose protein sequence is MRRSVMAWIGAVLLLAGRVEAQPAGRSGGAAGPGATIAQRFAPPSGFQRLPVDAESFGSYLRHLPLKPEGAPVLLHDGRLKARQDVHAAVVDSELGRKDLQQCADAVMRLRAEYLYRSGQEDAIAFDFTNGFRAEWVRWRSGERIRVTGNRCAWVHGAAPDSSHAQLMRYLDAVFTYAGTLSLARELKRASPAPPDAGDLRIGDVFIQGGSPGHAVLVVDAARHADGRLAFLLAQGYMPAQEIHVLRNARQPDLGAWYLLHGEARLHTPEWTFDWSHRRRWP, encoded by the coding sequence ATGCGCAGGTCCGTCATGGCATGGATCGGAGCGGTCCTGCTCCTTGCGGGTCGCGTGGAGGCTCAGCCTGCCGGACGAAGCGGGGGTGCAGCAGGCCCTGGCGCCACCATCGCGCAACGCTTCGCACCGCCTTCCGGATTCCAGCGGCTGCCCGTCGATGCGGAATCCTTCGGAAGCTACCTGCGCCACCTGCCCCTGAAGCCGGAGGGGGCACCGGTGCTCCTCCATGACGGACGCCTGAAGGCCCGCCAGGACGTGCATGCCGCCGTTGTGGACAGTGAGCTGGGGCGGAAGGACCTGCAGCAATGCGCGGATGCGGTGATGCGCCTCCGGGCTGAATACCTGTATCGGTCCGGACAGGAGGATGCCATCGCATTCGATTTCACCAACGGATTCAGGGCCGAATGGGTGCGCTGGCGCAGCGGCGAGCGGATCCGGGTGACCGGCAACCGCTGCGCCTGGGTGCATGGCGCCGCGCCGGACTCCTCGCACGCCCAGCTGATGCGTTACCTCGATGCGGTGTTCACCTACGCGGGGACCCTCTCGCTGGCCCGCGAGCTCAAGCGCGCGTCACCGGCGCCTCCGGACGCCGGCGACCTGCGCATCGGCGATGTGTTCATCCAAGGGGGCTCGCCTGGCCACGCAGTGCTTGTGGTGGATGCCGCACGGCATGCCGACGGCCGCCTGGCCTTCCTCCTGGCCCAGGGCTACATGCCCGCGCAGGAGATCCATGTACTGCGCAATGCCCGCCAGCCGGACCTGGGCGCTTGGTATCTCCTGCACGGCGAGGCGCGGCTCCACACCCCGGAGTGGACCTTCGATTGGAGCCACCGCAGGCGCTGGCCCTGA
- a CDS encoding TonB-dependent receptor produces the protein MFAQDPKHVPLTPAQKARRINLNPDLYGTFAEIGAGQETVRHFFRAGGASQTIAKAMSAYDKDFSNAIYGPEPGNRFVCESRLKNMLRHEYGLIIDRLNRQDHPSKRFFTFANTVTTSTFERPHSGHGWLGVRFQTAPDQPTSDVILHFRLHDPDISLQQECIGVLGVNLLFAAVTDWDKPGQIMDSLYDNVSRHVVEIDMIQMNGPAFRTVDNRLLSLQLVKRGFTDAVLFGPDGQNLQASETLYKKNILAIRGSFRPVTKVNIDMIMNGYNMFIKEQKVDRQNLQVLFEITLSNLKSDTGDVDEKDFIDRADILCSLGQTVLISNYQEYYKLVEYFSRYTKARMGLIMGVNNLVEVFDEKYYRHLNGGVLEAFGILFHRDLKIYVYPSRPSNTAEIMTTVNMPVHPRMRPLYDYLLFNKRLVDIENYDPNVLHIFSKQVLDMIRGGHKGWESMVPPYVDNMIKDNQLFGYRPVQEGAKA, from the coding sequence ATGTTCGCCCAGGACCCGAAGCACGTGCCCCTTACCCCCGCCCAGAAGGCGAGGCGCATCAATCTGAACCCTGACCTGTACGGCACTTTCGCCGAGATCGGCGCAGGGCAGGAAACGGTGCGCCATTTCTTCCGCGCCGGAGGGGCCTCCCAGACCATCGCCAAGGCGATGAGCGCCTACGACAAGGACTTCAGCAACGCCATCTACGGACCGGAGCCGGGCAACCGCTTCGTCTGTGAGAGCCGGCTGAAGAACATGCTACGGCACGAGTACGGGCTGATCATCGACCGCCTGAACCGCCAGGACCACCCCTCGAAGCGCTTCTTCACCTTCGCCAACACCGTTACCACCAGCACCTTCGAACGGCCGCACAGCGGGCACGGCTGGCTGGGCGTGCGCTTCCAGACCGCTCCAGACCAGCCCACCAGCGACGTGATCCTGCACTTCCGGCTCCACGACCCGGACATCAGCCTGCAGCAGGAGTGCATCGGCGTGCTGGGCGTGAACCTCCTCTTCGCTGCCGTGACGGATTGGGACAAGCCCGGCCAGATCATGGACTCGCTCTACGACAATGTGAGCCGGCACGTGGTGGAGATCGACATGATCCAGATGAACGGACCGGCGTTCCGCACCGTGGACAACCGGCTGCTCAGCCTGCAGCTGGTGAAGCGCGGCTTCACCGACGCCGTGCTCTTCGGCCCCGATGGGCAGAACCTGCAGGCCAGCGAGACGCTCTACAAGAAGAACATCCTGGCCATCCGCGGCAGCTTCCGGCCCGTCACCAAGGTGAACATCGACATGATCATGAACGGCTACAACATGTTCATCAAGGAACAGAAGGTAGACCGTCAGAACCTGCAGGTGCTCTTCGAGATCACCCTGAGCAACTTGAAGAGCGACACCGGCGATGTGGACGAGAAGGACTTCATCGACAGGGCCGACATCCTCTGTTCCCTGGGGCAGACGGTGCTGATCAGCAACTACCAGGAGTACTACAAGCTGGTGGAGTACTTCAGCCGGTACACCAAGGCGCGCATGGGCCTGATCATGGGCGTGAACAACCTGGTGGAGGTCTTCGACGAGAAGTACTACCGCCACCTGAACGGCGGGGTGCTGGAGGCCTTCGGCATCCTGTTCCACCGCGACCTGAAGATCTACGTGTATCCCAGCCGGCCGAGCAATACGGCGGAGATCATGACCACCGTGAACATGCCGGTGCATCCGCGCATGCGCCCGCTCTACGATTACCTGCTCTTCAACAAGCGGCTGGTGGACATCGAGAACTACGACCCCAACGTGCTGCACATCTTCAGCAAGCAGGTGCTCGACATGATCAGGGGCGGCCACAAGGGCTGGGAGAGCATGGTGCCCCCCTACGTGGACAACATGATCAAGGACAATCAGCTGTTCGGCTACCGGCCGGTGCAGGAGGGCGCCAAGGCCTGA
- a CDS encoding (4Fe-4S)-binding protein, producing MSKEHTYTNGEITIIWKKDLCIHSTRCWRELGTVFQPGKRPWIKPEGASTDAIRAQVERCPSGALTFRMSDGTEAQGRASDASLRVEVSPDGPLLVKGPCTVVHPDGRAEERERNTALCRCGASANKPYCDGSHRRTGFSDGAGR from the coding sequence ATGAGCAAGGAGCACACCTACACCAACGGGGAGATCACCATCATCTGGAAGAAGGACCTGTGCATCCACAGCACACGGTGCTGGCGAGAGCTGGGCACCGTATTCCAGCCCGGCAAACGTCCGTGGATCAAGCCGGAGGGCGCCTCCACGGACGCGATCCGCGCACAGGTGGAACGCTGCCCGAGCGGCGCGCTAACCTTTCGCATGAGCGATGGCACCGAGGCCCAGGGGCGCGCGTCCGATGCCTCACTGCGTGTGGAGGTGAGTCCTGATGGCCCCCTGCTGGTGAAGGGCCCCTGCACCGTGGTGCATCCGGACGGCCGCGCAGAGGAGCGCGAGCGCAACACGGCCCTGTGCCGGTGCGGGGCCTCGGCCAACAAGCCCTATTGCGACGGATCCCATCGCCGAACCGGCTTCTCCGACGGCGCCGGCCGCTGA
- a CDS encoding OsmC family protein: METTKRAVTAVLDGAPYRTVLTARGITAVADEPAEHGGQDQGLRPHELLLSALASCTAITLRMYAGRKQWDTGGITVQATLERTQTGRAVESRIHLEIGFGREMPTDQRERLLQIASACPVHRTLESPIHLTSSLTP, from the coding sequence ATGGAGACCACGAAACGCGCCGTTACCGCGGTGCTCGATGGAGCGCCCTACCGTACGGTGCTCACCGCCCGAGGCATCACCGCCGTCGCCGACGAACCGGCCGAGCACGGCGGGCAGGACCAAGGGCTGCGTCCGCATGAACTGCTCCTGAGCGCACTCGCCAGCTGCACGGCCATCACCTTGCGCATGTACGCCGGCCGTAAGCAGTGGGACACCGGGGGCATCACCGTGCAGGCCACGCTGGAGCGTACCCAGACCGGACGCGCGGTGGAAAGCCGGATCCACCTGGAGATCGGCTTCGGGAGGGAAATGCCGACGGACCAGCGTGAACGCCTCCTGCAGATCGCAAGCGCCTGCCCGGTGCACCGCACGCTGGAGAGCCCCATCCACCTGACGAGCAGCCTGACACCATGA